A stretch of the Argentina anserina chromosome 6, drPotAnse1.1, whole genome shotgun sequence genome encodes the following:
- the LOC126801172 gene encoding 7-deoxyloganetin glucosyltransferase-like: MGFSKEFVADKPHAVFIPVPAQSHITGMLKLARLLHHRGFHITFVNTEFNHRRFLKSLGPNSLDGLPDFRFETIPDGLPSSDEDATQDVDLVSDAIMKDKLLAPCLELLLKLNDQDSGPPVTSVVCDGFMPFTILAAEELGVPAVVYFTISACSFLGYEQYPTLVEKGLAPLKDESCLTNGFLDMVLDWIPGMKDIRLRDLPTHFRTTNPDNILFNFMLQTIHRVDKACAVIVHTFDALEPHVLEALSSMPKLPPVYAIGPQQLHLNQLPDDPLKNMGHSLWKEETECLEWLDSKEPNSVIYVSFGSIAVMSQQHLIEFGWGLANSNISFIWVIRPDLVVGESAILPPEFVAETKERGLIASWCPQEQVLNHPSVGGFLTHCGWNSILESLCAGVPVLCWPFFADQQTNCWFACNEWGIGMEISNDVKRDEVEKLVRELMEGEKGEEMKNKALEWKKLAEEATAPHGSSSKNLDNLVNQML, translated from the exons ATGGGTTTCTCCAAGGAATTCGTAGCTGATAAACCCCATGCAGTTTTTATTCCAGTTCCAGCTCAAAGCCACATAACCGGAATGCTCAAATTAGCGAGGCTTCTCCACCATAGAGGTTTCCACATTACCTTTGTCAACACAGAGTTCAACCACAGACGATTTCTTAAATCTCTAGGACCCAACTCCCTCGATGGTTTGCCTGATTTCAGGTTTGAAACCATTCCGGATGGCCTTCCGAGCTCAGACGAAGATGCCACCCAAGATGTCGACTTAGTTTCTGATGCTATCATGAAAGATAAGCTTCTGGCTCCTTGTCTAGAACTACTGTTGAAGCTCAACGACCAAGACAGTGGTCCTCCGGTGACTTCTGTCGTCTGCGATGGTTTCATGCCGTTCACCATCTTAGCTGCTGAAGAGCTTGGAGTGCCTGCAGTAGTGTATTTCACTATTTCTGCTTGCAGCTTTCTGGGATATGAACAATATCCCACTTTGGTGGAAAAAGGACTCGCACCACTCAAAG ACGAGAGCTGCTTGACAAATGGGTTCTTGGACATGGTATTAGATTGGATTCCAGGAATGAAAGATATCCGTTTGAGGGATTTACCTACCCACTTTCGAACTACGAACCCCGATAACATCTTGTTCAACTTCATGCTCCAAACCATTCATAGAGTTGATAAAGCTTGTGCAGTAATTGTTCATACTTTTGATGCCTTGGAGCCTCATGTTCTGGAGGCTCTCTCATCTATGCCGAAGCTCCCACCTGTTTATGCAATTGGGCCTCAACAACTACACCTCAATCAATTACCAGATGACCCTTTGAAGAATATGGGACACAGTCTATGGAAAGAAGAGACTGAGTGTCTCGAATGGCTTGATTCTAAGGAGCCTAATTCAGTGATCTATGTAAGTTTTGGTAGTATAGCGGTAATGTCACAGCAGCATCTTATAGAGTTTGGTTGGGGACTTGCAAATAGTAATATTTCCTTCATCTGGGTCATCAGACCCGATCTGGTTGTGGGTGAGTCGGCGATTCTGCCACCGGAGTTTGTAGCTGAAACCAAAGAAAGAGGTCTCATTGCAAGTTGGTGTCCGCAAGAGCAGGTGCTAAACCACCCATCAGTTGGAGGATTTTTGACACACTGCGGTTGGAACTCGATTCTTGAGAGTTTGTGTGCAGGTGTGCCAGTGCTATGTTGGCCGTTCTTTGCTGACCAACAAACAAATTGTTGGTTTGCTTGTAATGAATGGGGAATTGGCATGGAGATTAGTAATGATGTCAAGAGAGATGAAGTTGAGAAGCTTGTTAGAGAGTTGATGGAGGGAGAGAAGGGCGAGGAAATGAAAAATAAGGCCTTGGAGTGGAAAAAGCTTGCCGAAGAAGCTACTGCTCCCCACGGTTCATCATCGAAAAATTTGGACAATTTAGTGAATCAAATGCTGTAA